In Flavobacterium sp., a single window of DNA contains:
- a CDS encoding putative colanic acid biosynthesis acetyltransferase, translated as MDLSTYSHSFSLKNKISRLIWNFARLILFRPFASRLFKKWRVLVLKCFGAKVDWTAHVYASVKIWAPWNLEIGKNSSLGPQVDCYNQGKISIGDNTIISQKTYLCASTHDYTQKDFPLLLKPITIGNGVWIAADAFIAPGVSIENHSVIAARSVVIKHVEENAIVGGNPSKLIKFRSFE; from the coding sequence TTGGATTTATCAACTTATAGTCATTCCTTCAGTTTAAAAAACAAAATTTCGAGACTGATCTGGAATTTTGCAAGGCTGATTCTGTTTCGTCCCTTTGCTTCCCGTTTATTTAAAAAATGGAGAGTTTTGGTTCTAAAATGTTTTGGTGCAAAAGTAGACTGGACTGCGCATGTATATGCCTCAGTAAAAATATGGGCTCCGTGGAATTTAGAAATTGGTAAAAATTCAAGTTTAGGACCTCAGGTTGATTGCTACAATCAAGGAAAAATAAGCATTGGCGACAATACTATAATTTCTCAAAAAACGTATTTGTGTGCCTCAACTCACGATTATACCCAAAAAGATTTCCCTTTACTATTAAAACCCATTACAATTGGAAACGGAGTCTGGATCGCTGCCGACGCTTTTATTGCGCCCGGAGTTTCAATCGAAAACCATTCTGTTATAGCAGCACGCTCCGTAGTGATTAAACATGTCGAAGAAAATGCCATTGTAGGAGGAAATCCATCCAAACTCATAAAATTTAGAAGCTTTGAATAA
- a CDS encoding glycosyltransferase: MKVIHFIAGIDKGGGGTTEYMRLLSTALQKHMEIVVAAKITSNPIDIPNVRIKFFKTSVLRWFKMLKEFRKFLLAEKPDIVHINGIWSPQNWGFQKKAQELGIKVIISPHGMLEPWIMSRNSWKKKLGMFLYQEKAIQEAEFLHTTAEMEALNIQYLGFKPPIHIIPNGVDLNDIKGVKEHYGTKKMVFLSRIHPKKGIELLLEAWRNCNTDGWLLEIAGNGDENYISVLRKSARNLGNVNFVGAKYGNEKWNFLRSADVMILPTHSENFGIVIAEALALGVPVITTQGTPWEDLEIHECGWWISLSVSNLQNIIEEVMHTSPAELEDMGLKGRKLVAEKYEIKAVASQMNDLYKEILNNPLGLIQKNNI; the protein is encoded by the coding sequence ATGAAAGTAATTCATTTTATAGCGGGAATTGATAAAGGCGGAGGAGGAACTACTGAGTACATGCGGTTATTGAGTACGGCGCTGCAAAAACACATGGAAATTGTCGTAGCAGCAAAAATAACTTCTAATCCCATAGATATTCCGAATGTAAGAATCAAATTTTTTAAAACCAGCGTTTTAAGATGGTTTAAAATGCTGAAAGAGTTTCGGAAATTTTTACTTGCCGAAAAACCCGACATAGTGCATATCAACGGAATATGGAGTCCACAAAACTGGGGGTTTCAAAAAAAAGCGCAGGAACTGGGAATTAAAGTCATAATTTCTCCTCACGGAATGCTGGAACCCTGGATAATGTCGCGGAATTCATGGAAAAAAAAACTCGGTATGTTTCTGTATCAGGAAAAAGCCATTCAGGAAGCAGAATTCCTGCACACGACCGCAGAAATGGAAGCCTTAAATATTCAGTATCTCGGTTTCAAACCTCCCATACATATTATTCCAAATGGTGTTGATTTGAATGATATAAAAGGAGTTAAGGAACATTACGGAACTAAAAAAATGGTTTTCTTATCCCGAATTCATCCTAAAAAAGGCATCGAATTATTATTAGAAGCCTGGCGTAATTGCAATACCGACGGATGGCTTCTCGAAATTGCAGGAAATGGAGATGAAAACTACATTTCTGTTTTAAGAAAAAGTGCCCGCAATTTGGGCAATGTAAATTTTGTAGGAGCAAAATATGGCAATGAAAAATGGAATTTTTTGCGATCAGCAGATGTAATGATCTTGCCTACTCACAGTGAAAATTTCGGGATTGTTATTGCCGAAGCGCTTGCTTTAGGTGTTCCTGTAATCACCACACAAGGCACGCCATGGGAAGATTTAGAAATTCATGAATGCGGCTGGTGGATTAGTTTATCGGTATCAAATCTGCAGAACATAATCGAAGAAGTAATGCATACTTCTCCAGCTGAACTTGAAGATATGGGACTTAAAGGAAGAAAACTGGTTGCCGAAAAATATGAGATAAAAGCCGTTGCCAGCCAAATGAACGATTTGTACAAAGAAATACTAAATAACCCGTTAGGCTTAATTCAAAAAAATAATATTTAA
- a CDS encoding glycosyltransferase, whose protein sequence is MKIVLFTHPSFLHHQSMPRYANMLLNGMKERGHEVVVWSPKARFYKLPLIKSFKKWLGYIDQYFVFPIEVKMKLRNSSKDTLFVFADQALGPWVPLVKNRKHVVHCHDFLALKSALGMVPENPVSFTGKLYQTYIRKGFSKGKNFISISKKTRRDLHTLHLGKITNSVVCYNGLSRPFVSLPRQSSRSLLENKLNILLSQGYIMHIGGNQYYKNRKGVLEIYETWRSRYNTPIPLVLIGEEPSHDLAVLHKKSPFKDDIHFVNNLSDEDINNAYSGAICLLFPSLDEGFGWPIIEAMASGCPVITTNKPPMNEVGGIAAFYIEKRPVDNALWLKWKEDGAKTLEKVLRLNRLQQTETIERSFTQSQKFTTEYSLNAIEVIYKELNQIV, encoded by the coding sequence ATGAAAATCGTACTTTTTACTCATCCTTCTTTTTTGCACCATCAAAGTATGCCGCGCTATGCCAATATGCTGCTAAATGGGATGAAAGAAAGAGGGCATGAAGTAGTGGTCTGGAGTCCCAAAGCAAGGTTCTATAAACTGCCTTTGATTAAATCTTTTAAAAAATGGCTTGGTTATATCGATCAGTATTTTGTTTTTCCTATTGAAGTAAAAATGAAACTGAGAAATTCATCAAAAGACACACTTTTTGTATTTGCAGATCAGGCGCTTGGCCCTTGGGTTCCGTTGGTTAAAAACAGAAAACACGTAGTACACTGCCATGATTTTTTAGCTTTAAAATCAGCTTTGGGAATGGTGCCGGAAAATCCGGTATCGTTTACAGGAAAACTATATCAGACTTATATAAGAAAAGGATTTTCTAAAGGGAAAAATTTTATTTCAATTTCCAAAAAAACACGTCGCGATTTGCATACGCTTCATTTAGGAAAAATAACCAATTCAGTTGTATGTTATAATGGTTTAAGCCGTCCGTTTGTTTCATTACCCAGACAATCATCAAGAAGTTTATTAGAAAACAAACTCAATATACTTTTATCACAAGGTTACATTATGCACATTGGCGGTAATCAGTATTACAAAAACCGAAAAGGTGTACTTGAAATTTATGAAACCTGGCGAAGCCGATACAATACTCCAATTCCGTTAGTTTTAATTGGAGAAGAACCTTCACACGATCTGGCAGTTTTACATAAAAAATCACCTTTTAAAGACGATATACATTTTGTAAACAATCTTTCAGATGAAGATATAAATAATGCCTATTCAGGAGCCATCTGCTTATTATTTCCTTCTCTGGATGAAGGTTTTGGATGGCCAATTATTGAAGCTATGGCTTCCGGCTGTCCGGTTATAACTACGAATAAACCGCCAATGAACGAAGTAGGTGGAATTGCCGCTTTTTACATTGAAAAAAGACCCGTTGATAATGCCCTTTGGCTAAAATGGAAAGAAGATGGGGCAAAAACCCTTGAAAAAGTATTGCGGTTAAACAGATTACAGCAAACAGAAACTATCGAACGGTCTTTTACACAGTCGCAAAAATTTACGACCGAATATTCTTTAAACGCTATAGAAGTGATTTACAAAGAACTTAATCAAATAGTATGA
- a CDS encoding glycosyltransferase, giving the protein MEILFICGSAEIGNDGVGDYTRRLCGKLIRSGHQAQILSLCDHQAVSFTSEIQVVEDIAVTVHRIPIAAPNKERLIWLQHILREFEPDWISLQYVPYSFNPKGLPFWLPSYLKKIRGNHKWHIMFHELWLGIDSESSIKHKCIGKLQQVIAKKIVHNTKTHFINTQNKLYQFFLQSHNIHAEILPICGNIPLTAEKKESGEFVQFVLFGSIHNGAPFEDFIKDLVSISNRFDKPLKFVFIGKNGPELVKYTAILDNHNVAYEILGVQSEKVISQVLKDSDFGISTTPYFQTEKSGVFAAYREHQINTICVSRQWTPKKGQYVIPQIIKYEKNNLNITPMKVEVSDLNNIAAQFINSISV; this is encoded by the coding sequence ATGGAAATACTTTTCATTTGCGGTTCTGCTGAAATTGGCAATGACGGAGTAGGAGATTATACACGTCGTTTATGCGGTAAACTGATAAGATCCGGCCACCAGGCACAGATTTTATCCCTTTGTGATCATCAGGCAGTTTCTTTTACCAGTGAAATTCAGGTAGTCGAAGATATTGCCGTAACAGTTCATCGCATACCAATTGCCGCGCCAAACAAAGAACGCTTAATCTGGCTGCAGCATATTTTAAGAGAATTTGAACCCGATTGGATTTCACTACAGTATGTTCCGTATAGTTTTAATCCAAAAGGGCTGCCTTTCTGGCTTCCTTCTTATTTAAAAAAAATCAGAGGAAATCATAAATGGCATATTATGTTTCATGAATTATGGCTGGGTATTGACAGTGAATCTTCTATAAAACACAAATGCATTGGAAAATTACAGCAGGTAATCGCCAAAAAAATAGTACATAATACCAAAACTCATTTTATAAATACACAAAATAAATTATACCAGTTTTTTCTTCAGTCTCATAATATTCACGCCGAAATTCTGCCTATTTGCGGCAACATACCTTTAACAGCAGAAAAAAAAGAATCGGGAGAATTTGTTCAGTTTGTTTTGTTTGGCAGCATTCATAACGGAGCGCCTTTTGAAGATTTTATTAAAGATTTAGTCAGCATTTCGAATCGATTTGACAAACCTTTAAAGTTTGTTTTTATCGGAAAAAATGGCCCTGAACTGGTTAAGTATACCGCAATATTAGACAATCATAATGTGGCTTACGAAATTCTGGGCGTTCAGTCAGAAAAAGTAATTTCGCAGGTATTGAAAGACAGCGATTTCGGAATATCAACAACGCCTTATTTTCAAACAGAAAAAAGCGGTGTTTTTGCAGCTTATAGAGAACATCAGATAAATACAATTTGTGTTTCACGCCAATGGACACCAAAAAAAGGACAGTATGTAATTCCGCAGATTATTAAATACGAAAAAAATAATCTGAACATAACACCAATGAAGGTTGAGGTTTCAGACTTAAATAACATTGCCGCACAGTTTATTAATTCAATTTCTGTATGA
- a CDS encoding UDP-glucuronic acid decarboxylase family protein: MKRILITGGAGFVGSHLCKRLLNEGNEVICLDNYFTGAKSNIIDLLDHPYFEMVRHDITEPYYAEVDEIYNLACPASPVHYQYNPIKTIKTSVMGAINVLGLAKRVKAKVLQASTSEVYGDPLVHPQTENYWGHVNPIGIRSCYDEGKRCAETLFMDYHNQNKVAIKIIRIFNTYGPNMNPSDGRVVSNFIVQALQGKDITVFGDGLQTRSFQYVDDLVEGMIRMMNSDRGFLGPVNLGNPNEFTMLELAQAIIELTDSKSKIIHLGLPQDDPKQRQPDISLAKEKLNGWEPKIQLREGLVSTINYFDKLLLEKHKATFLQKL, from the coding sequence ATGAAAAGAATATTGATAACGGGAGGAGCCGGTTTTGTAGGTTCACATTTATGCAAGCGATTATTAAACGAAGGCAACGAAGTAATTTGTCTGGATAATTATTTTACGGGCGCCAAATCTAATATTATAGATTTACTGGATCATCCGTATTTTGAAATGGTCAGACATGACATCACGGAGCCGTATTATGCTGAGGTCGACGAAATTTACAATTTAGCTTGTCCGGCCTCTCCGGTACATTATCAGTACAATCCCATCAAAACCATCAAAACCTCGGTTATGGGAGCCATAAATGTATTAGGATTAGCAAAACGTGTTAAGGCAAAAGTGCTTCAGGCCAGTACCAGTGAGGTTTACGGAGATCCGCTTGTACATCCGCAGACCGAAAATTATTGGGGGCACGTAAATCCAATTGGTATTCGTTCTTGTTATGACGAAGGAAAACGCTGTGCCGAAACTTTGTTTATGGATTATCACAATCAAAATAAAGTGGCCATTAAAATCATCCGCATTTTTAATACGTATGGACCTAATATGAACCCGTCTGATGGGAGAGTGGTTTCTAACTTTATTGTGCAGGCCTTGCAGGGAAAAGACATTACCGTTTTTGGCGATGGTTTACAAACCCGTTCTTTTCAATATGTTGATGATTTAGTCGAAGGCATGATTCGAATGATGAATTCAGATCGTGGTTTTCTGGGGCCGGTAAACTTAGGAAACCCAAATGAGTTTACGATGCTCGAACTCGCTCAGGCGATTATTGAACTGACAGATTCTAAATCAAAAATTATTCATCTGGGTTTACCGCAGGATGATCCTAAACAAAGACAGCCGGATATTTCTCTGGCAAAAGAAAAACTAAATGGCTGGGAACCGAAAATACAGTTGCGGGAAGGTTTAGTTTCGACCATAAATTATTTCGACAAATTATTGTTAGAAAAGCACAAAGCAACATTCTTACAAAAACTATAA
- a CDS encoding glycosyltransferase family 2 protein has product MNKIPISVIVSVKNEAQNLPSCLDKLKRFSQVIVVDSGSTDDTITIAKAMGAEVLQFNWNGKFPKKRNWTLQNANLQNEWILFLDADEFITDEFASEIEQKIKDPAYNGFTIRFENYFMGRKLKYGYEFQKSALFRKSKGAYEKIDEDLWSHLDMEVHERPIIEGKVGVIKAKVVHKDFKSLEHYIDKHNAYSTWEAQRYLQLKKSKNTFLSFNQKIKYGLLNTGLLPVVYFFGAYFLKLGFLDGKEGFYLARFKSHYFFQIQTKIDLIKNK; this is encoded by the coding sequence TTGAATAAAATTCCCATTTCCGTAATCGTTTCTGTAAAAAACGAAGCGCAAAATTTACCCTCCTGTCTGGATAAATTAAAGCGATTTTCTCAAGTAATTGTAGTTGATTCAGGAAGTACCGATGATACCATAACTATTGCCAAAGCTATGGGAGCTGAAGTATTACAGTTTAACTGGAATGGCAAATTTCCCAAAAAACGCAATTGGACACTGCAAAACGCCAATCTGCAAAACGAATGGATTTTGTTTCTCGATGCCGATGAATTTATAACCGATGAATTTGCATCAGAAATAGAACAAAAAATAAAAGATCCGGCTTACAATGGTTTTACAATTCGGTTTGAAAACTATTTTATGGGCAGAAAACTCAAGTATGGATATGAATTTCAGAAATCGGCACTTTTTAGAAAATCCAAAGGCGCTTACGAAAAAATCGATGAAGATTTATGGAGTCATCTCGATATGGAAGTACATGAACGTCCTATAATTGAAGGCAAAGTGGGCGTTATTAAAGCAAAAGTGGTTCATAAAGATTTTAAAAGTTTAGAACATTATATAGACAAACACAACGCTTATTCGACCTGGGAAGCTCAACGATATTTGCAGCTAAAAAAATCTAAAAACACTTTTTTGTCCTTCAATCAAAAAATCAAATACGGACTTCTTAATACGGGTTTGCTTCCGGTGGTTTACTTTTTTGGCGCTTACTTTTTAAAACTGGGTTTTTTAGACGGAAAAGAAGGATTTTATCTGGCGCGTTTTAAGTCACATTACTTTTTTCAGATTCAAACCAAAATTGATTTAATCAAAAATAAATAG
- a CDS encoding glycosyltransferase family 4 protein → MMKLLVSHPTLNANSKNLVDGLLKDKLLFKLFTSIAIFPGQLLYKLGNTPKLKDLKRRSLDQKWQPYTKSKSFFEFGRLLTSKFKLDFLITHEKGFFCIDKVYEKHDKWVADNLAKAKNEGLLGVYAYEDGALSTFKQAKQLGLYCIYDLPIGYWKSARLLMQKEFDINPAWSDTLIGFNDSPEKLHKKDQELALADVIFAASSFTKKTLEDYNGNLPEIKVIPYGFPEVTRTKNYEPLTNRKLKILFIGGLSQRKGISYLFEAIEEMPDEVELTVVGNKAISDCNALNQALETHNWIPSLSHNEVLDCMYDHDVFVFPSLFEGFGLVITEAMSQGIPVITTNRTAGPDLIENGVDGWIVQAGSSKAIKEVIIKILEKPEMLKQFGLAAQKKAKTRPWSVYGQEMADALSSLKIL, encoded by the coding sequence ATGATGAAATTACTGGTATCTCATCCCACTTTAAATGCGAATTCAAAAAATCTCGTAGACGGACTTTTGAAAGATAAACTGCTTTTTAAATTATTTACTTCAATTGCGATTTTTCCGGGGCAACTTTTGTACAAATTAGGAAATACACCAAAACTAAAAGATTTAAAACGAAGAAGTTTAGATCAGAAATGGCAGCCGTACACAAAATCCAAATCTTTTTTTGAGTTCGGACGTTTACTGACCTCAAAGTTTAAGTTAGATTTTTTGATAACACACGAAAAAGGATTTTTCTGCATTGACAAAGTATATGAGAAACATGATAAATGGGTGGCAGATAATTTAGCCAAAGCCAAAAACGAAGGGCTTTTAGGCGTTTATGCATACGAAGATGGCGCATTATCAACTTTTAAACAAGCCAAACAATTAGGGCTTTATTGTATTTATGATCTTCCTATTGGATATTGGAAAAGCGCCCGTTTATTAATGCAGAAAGAATTTGATATAAATCCGGCCTGGTCAGATACGCTTATTGGTTTTAATGATTCACCGGAAAAATTACATAAAAAAGATCAGGAATTAGCTTTGGCTGATGTGATATTTGCCGCCAGCAGTTTTACCAAAAAAACATTAGAAGATTATAACGGAAACCTGCCGGAAATAAAAGTAATTCCGTATGGTTTTCCAGAAGTGACAAGAACAAAAAACTACGAACCGCTCACAAACCGAAAACTCAAAATTTTATTTATAGGCGGATTATCACAGCGAAAAGGTATTTCGTATTTATTTGAAGCAATAGAAGAAATGCCGGATGAAGTTGAATTAACCGTTGTAGGCAATAAAGCAATATCAGACTGCAATGCGTTAAATCAGGCTTTAGAAACACATAATTGGATTCCGTCATTATCGCACAATGAAGTTTTAGATTGTATGTACGATCATGATGTATTTGTTTTTCCGTCTCTTTTTGAAGGTTTTGGTTTGGTAATTACAGAAGCCATGTCGCAGGGAATTCCGGTTATAACCACCAATCGTACCGCAGGACCTGATTTAATAGAAAACGGAGTCGACGGATGGATTGTTCAGGCCGGATCTTCAAAAGCAATAAAAGAGGTAATTATCAAAATATTGGAAAAGCCGGAAATGCTAAAACAATTTGGACTTGCCGCTCAAAAAAAAGCTAAAACAAGACCATGGTCTGTTTACGGACAGGAAATGGCTGATGCACTTTCTTCTCTAAAGATTTTGTAA